acatacgcacgcacgcacgcgcacgccgcacacacacatacacacgcacgcacgcacgcacgcacgcacgcacgcacgcactcgctaGAGCTGCTACCAACAGAATCGCTCTACCAGCACggtagacgcacacacacacacacacacacacacacacacacacacacacacacacacacacacacacacacacacacacacacacacacacacacacacacacacacacacacacacacacacacacacacacacacacacacacacacacacacacacactacagctgCTTCCACCACAATCGGTCTACCAGCGCGGTAGAATGAAGGGTCGTGGACGCCCCGTGGCTCACCGTGTAGAGCGGGTACCATGAAGGCTTAAAGTCCTGACCGTAGCGACGCAGGTTAGATTCCTGCCCGTGTTCCAccataaagcataaaaaaaaataaataaaataaaatgcaaaaataaatctttgaaAAATAATGACATGGGTTCACAGTAAATCTACAGAAATATCCCTAACCTCGTCCCTCTGACTCCCTGAGCTAACTCTGCgcttttccgttttttttttttatttgtaacgATAAAAATAGATTTTTCATGGAGGTGCTCCGGTGCTGATTGACCGTTCGGATTACTCTCTGAGCCTCGCTTGTAAATCACTCTGGATTAAAGCCAACCCCGAACAGAGGCGCTGTCCCCCGTGATATATAGCTGAGCGCGTAGAGGAGGCATCCGTCCGCTCACTCAGTGTCCTGCGtcccgtgtcccccccccccgtcccccccccccccgcccccagctgAACCGCAGCGTCGAGCTCCAGGGCGGGCGTCCGAGCGCGGAGGAGAACGAGCGAGCCATCCGCACGGTGTTCTTCATGATCACGGCCTTCTTCGTGTGCTGGCTGCCCTACACCGTgctgtcggtggtggtggtggtggcgccgGGCGTCCGCATCCCCCCGCTGGTCGCCACCATGCCCATGTACTTCGCCAAGACCAGCCCCATCTACAACCCCCTCATCTACTTCCTGTCCAACAAGCAGGTAACGTTATGTTTGTGGACGCCCGTGTTCTGTCTGTCGGTAAAGATAAGAAAATGAACAAAATGCTCGAACCCTAGTTTGAGCAGAATGAACGCGGGGACTGTGTGGCTCTGCCGGAGCCTTGTGGGTCCATGTTTTTGTGCTCGCTGTTCCCATCTTTACGCGCGTCTCTCTGCGTGTGCGTCTCAGTTCCGCGACGCTGCCCTGGAGCTGTTGTCTTGCGGGCGCTACATCCCCCGCGGGCCCGTCTCCTCCGGCCTGGCCATGACGGCCGTGAACCGCAGGAACGCAGCGGAGCATCCCAACAGAGGCGCCGGCAAGGGCACGCTCAACCGCGTGCTGCCTCTGTGACTCCTGGGCCCTCCAGCGAaccgctcccccccccaccgcagaggggtgtgtgctgcactgatgcacacacacacacacacacacacacacacacacaggcacgcacgcacaggcacacacacacacacacacacacacacacacacacgcacacaggcacgcacgcacaggcacacacacacacacacacacacacgcacacacacgcacacacacacgcacgcacgcacgcacacacaggcacacacacacacacacgcgcacacacacacacacacacacacacacacacacacacgtacacacacacacacacacacacacacacacacacacacacacacacacacacacacacacacacacacacacacacacacacacacacacctacaggcGTTTGCAGCTTGGTAGCGTTTGCAGCTTGAGGCGTATTTGATATTGAAGTTAAAAATCAGTTTCAGATTTTTCTGTGATTGATGATTTTCCGGGGGTTCATTTTTCCATTATGCATGTATCCGTATGTGTGCGTagcattgtgtgcgtgtgattatgTGTGATACATCAAAAGCTTTGTCTGCCTGTGCGGAACGCCGATTAAATGAAGCGGTGAATGCGCGCCATGTCTGTTACTCCACGCCCCCCCGGGCGGGCCGCCATAGGGGACCGTTACCACGCTCCTCTACACACACCAGGTCGCAGGGCGGTGCTGTCGAACTCCGGTTTATTGTCGATGATGACGCATGGCACTGGGGCcccatgttgccatgcaggagatctctctgagtgtgtgtggtgatctCTCTGGCgctggctggtttaacctgggcacgctgtgtgtgtgtgtgtgtggacgacgTCCGGTTTGaaggcagcctcacctggcccgggTCCTGGACTCCGCCCCGGAGGCGGAGTCCAGGaccgggccaggtgaggctgccgtCAAACCGGCAGCCTCACCTCCCACAGGGAGCACTACTGTGGTAGAAGACAACTGAAACGCATTCTGTCTGAACTGTAGATCTAATTCATGCATACGTTGTATAAATGATTGAATAAAGATGAAGATAAATGTATCAAATATGTGTCGTTTTACTTTAGGAACACGTTTTCAGCCTCACTGATCACATTTAATTGAACCACTTTGTCTTTTGCATCCACTATGGAACCGATCCCTACGGCTTACGTTGAGCTGATGCAGTGGCTTTCCCTCTCAAACGGAGGGGGCTGCCCATCACATAGCAGCGTGTTACAATTAGGACAATTATAAGCTTAATTGTTTgtggtaaaaacaaaaaaatatatatgtgcatttacatttacaatataaatctatccaaagcaacttaagTGAGGCTGGTAATAATCAAAGCATGCATCACAAGTGGAGACGCTACATAGAAAGAATGGTGCTGCAGTTTTTAAAATACCTAAAAAACAACCAATATGCTGAGAGGGCAGTCTGCCAGGAATCAGACATTCAAGGTTATTCAGAAAATATGTTGGGGTAGGTAGGTGGTCGGCTGAAGGATGCCTGCAAGCAGACTTGCTATGGATCAAACCCACCACCATTATCGAGTTTGGATGGGCACTTATAatgtgatttttatttattaatacgATATCAACACACAGTGAGTAAATAGCTTAAACAACTCATTTTGTAAACCTACGCAAATCTGTCTTTATCAGAGGAGGGTAGACACATGTGACTGCCCCCAGtatatgaatgctcatagctaaGCATTTGTcgataaataaaaatgaatgaatgacctTTATATTGTTGCGCTTATATTGATCTGTCCATGACTTCAATATTCTCATTTGAGATTGCTGCAAGGTGCGATACAATCTGAAACGGTGTGTGAATACAAAAAGGGTCTGTTTGATCTCATCATGAAAAACCTGGCCAGGCATGACTTGAGGATGCACGAGCATGATCTAATCCCAGATTTAGTATGGTGCATAAGCCTGCAAAATTCAGGCAAAGAGCATTTCACACTTCATCTCAAACAAATAGGATTATACAGTGGCGTGGTGTAATCCATGTGGTGCAGCTAATACAACAGATTTGAACCTTTATGAGCAGTTCTGCAGGAGGAACACAAGGCAGTCGCTGAGCAGCTGTTGCCtcaataaacacgcacacatgcacacacaaacaaacacacacacacacaaatgcacacacgcacgcacgcacgcaagcacacacgcacacatgaacgtgcacacacacacaaacacacacacacacacacacacacatatatacacatacacacacactcacactctcacacacgcctTTTCCTATTCCAGATCCATCTTAAAGACTGTAAACCCATATCCCGTGTTCAGGTGAACAGGGTTGGACTGCATTGCTTCTGGGGATCGTGAAATCTCCACAAACAGGGGATCTAAACAGAGAGCCGCGCTGCAGAAAACACCACGGCCCACGGTAGTGACAGAACTTTTCAATTATCCACCCGACTTctgctttgttttgtgtgtgtggtcgcctCTGCTGTGATTACCCCGGCTAAGTGCTAATGAACGCTAGGAGCAGTGGAACAGTGAGGGGCCCCCAGGGGACATGAGACGGGGGGGTGTTAATGAAAAAGGAGGACTCTAAGGCGTCACTCATGTCGCACGGCAGCAGCCCTTTTTATAATTTCAACATTCTTTACCCATCGCTCCGACGATCACTCGCCTTCAAGAGATGGAGACCTGAGCCACACGTCGCGATCCAATCTCAGAAGAACTCAATTTAGAACGATTaggaataaagaaataaagaggCGCGGGCTCCGATGCCTCTCCCCCTGGAGATGAGCAGCGACTTTGCCAGGGGACCGgggaacagcagcagcaccagcagcagttCAGTTTGGCAGAGGTACGTCGACATCACCTTCCTCGTGGCCAACTGCGTGATCCTCTTGGGCACCTCCATGGTGGGCATCGGGGCCAACGTCTTCGTGACATGGGCGGTGTACCACCAGAAGTCCCTGCGGACGTGGAACAACGCGCTGCTGGTCAACCTGGCCGTGATCGACTTCCTGCGCTGCGCCGTGGACTGCCCCGTCATCCTGGTCATCGTGCTGACCGTCCACCTGCGGGGCCAGGCGGACGCCGTCATCTGCGACCTTCAGatggcctccttctccttcagctgCTGCATCCAGCTGGTGACCCTGGCCTGCATCAGCGCCGAGCGGTATCAGGCCATCGCGCACCCCTTCAAGATCACCGAGCGCAAGAGACGGatcctcttcttcatccccCTGACGTGGACCTTCGCCATCGTGGTGGCGGCCGTGTGCGTGACCTTTGTGAGGGACTCGCCGGTGTATGTCAAATGCCACGGGTCGAGGCTCAAGTCCGTGTACAAGGACACCTTCGGCCTGTACATACTGATCCCCCTGTGGACCGCCTGCTTCGCTCTGATCATCGGCTTCTACTCCAGCATCTTCGCCATCGTGACGGCGCACAGTCGCAAGATCTACGACAAGGGGGTGAACCCCGCTCCGAAACAGGAGaaaaaagaggaggagaagaaagctgagatggagaaaaaagaggagaaaaaagTGGAGGAAATGCCAGCGAGTCAGACGGACGGGAAGCAAATGACTGTGGAGAGCGTTCCTCGGGTGGAAAAGGTTGCGCATAGTAAATCAAAGGTATCTATTATGGAGCCTACAGGTGCTCCCCAGAAGCCCACAGAGACTGTGAGTGTGTCACCGGTTCCCAGTCACAATGAGAAAGTTGCTGTGCCTACAAAGGGACCGGACAAACCACCTGATGAAAAGCCCCTAAAACAGCCCACGCCGACCCCTAAGGACGCCAAGGGCGACAGCGGTGGCTGCAAAACCCAGACCAAAGGCCGAGTCGCGGGAGCGGGGTCCTccgagacggagagaaagaccCCCCTCGTTGCAAATCCTGTCATTCAAGTCAAGGAGCAGCGGTCCAACAGGGAGACGGAGGGCCACCCAGGAGCTGACAAAGGGCCAGGCGAAAAGGGGCAAGACAAAATACAAACGCAAGAGTCCAAATCTCCAGCAATGGTGCCTGTTGCTCCCAAGGAGCCGACGCTGCCCGGTAAGGAGCCCGGGGGACCAGAGGAACCCGCGGTGCTGCCCCTGCTGATAGACCTGGAGCAGGGGAAGGTCAACGACGAGGTGGGGCCCACGGTGGTGGGTCTCCCGGCGGTCAATGACCAGGTCGTGGGTCTCCCGGCGGTCAATGACGACGTAGTGCCCACGGTGGTGGGTCTCCCGGCGGTCAATGACCAGGTCGTGGGTCTCCCGGCGGTCAATGACGACGTAGTGCCCACGGTGGTGGGTCTCCCCGCAGGCGACACCGTCGACAACCAGGACATGTGCATGGTTTCTGTAGTCAGACGCCCCGCCCCCGCGACGAccacggcggcggcagcggcggatGAGGCGATGACCGGCGCAGTCTGCATGATGCCGTCCAAGGCCACTGGCAACAAGAAGAAGGAGAGCAAGCTGGCCAAGCGCTCGGGGTACATCATCCTCACCTTCCTCCTATTCTGGCTGCCCCTGATCACCACCATCCTGGTGAACGTGCTGGTGTTCCAGCGCAGCGACTCccaggtgagtgtgtgcgccGCGGACAGTGTGAAGGCCAGGGTGTTCATGGCACGGTTGTGTGAAGGCCAGGGTGTGAAGGCCAGGGTGTTCATGGCACGGTTGTGTGAAGGCCAGGGTGTGAAGGCCAGGGTGTTCATGGCACGGTTGTGTGAAGGCCAGGGTGTGAAGGCACAGGGTGTTCATGGCACGGTTGGTCTCATCCTCTGTCTTTGGGAATTGTTGTAGCTCAATTAAAATAGGGCTCGGAAATAGCAGAGGAAATCATGTCAGCTGGAAACAAATGTCCTCGAGAACAAATGAGTTAATTAGTCAGAATGTCATAGTAATGTATTCCACTAATTCTGCATTGTTGTTCCCCCGGTTCTTCAGATGGAAATCATCCAAGACGTGGAAGTCCTTTTCATCTCGATTGCCTGCATGACATCGCTCACTGACCCCATCATCTACGCTGCTGTGAACCCCCAGTTCAGAACAGAGTTTTATAGGATGCGGAATAAACTGAAAGCCCAGTGGAAGAAGAGATGACACAGAGACTCGAGGAATAAAAACACTAACGGACAAGCCGTTGTGGAACACTTTTTCTGGCACATCGGAGCATTTTACAGCGTAATTGATGAAGTGCCGTTGTCAGGACAAGAGCGCGCCATGGCAGAAACGTATCTCCGCCCGGATCTCGGGAggcgagagaagggagaggtgtTCTGCTCGCTCGTCAATAAACCCTATGCAGAGGTGACACCCGCTGCGAGACTGGGAAATAATAaacagaggtggtggtggtggtggtggtggtgggggggggaactcaACACCCGGGCTTCAAGACAACAACCACCTGCTCAGGCACCCTCTCGCGGGACCCCAGACCCAGCAGCCCCCCCGCTGGGCTAACTCAGGTCTCCACATGCCATCCTGCTTTCTCTGCCTTTATCAGTGTTTTGTCAGCGCACCTGGGCTCTCTCCCGTTGGAGGGATCCATTCGAATAGGGCCGTGTGACGCTGATGGATTTCATCAAGggattgatttttttttgtcagtggggggaaaaaaacgGAAAGAAAATGCAAAGACACAGACGTGACAGACATGGTTTGGTTGGGTACATCAGTAGAGCTCGTTTTTATTCCATCCACTGCACCAAATGCACATTGTGTGATAATTTGACATCTCCTGTATTCCCACAATGTAATCCAAAACGAAATCCTAAATGTTTTAGAATCCACATCATAGAACACTGGCCTAATTGTGTTTactccttttttttgttgtagttttctgtttagtttttttttttcaactgacaAACCTCCAATAGGAAGCAGACATCTTAATTTCATAGAACAAAATTCCGCAATGACAGCATGCAAGTCCTTAATTCAACCAACAGACAGAATTAGAATGTATTATAACTGTTAACTAAATCTAGAAATCAGAGTAGCTTACCTTAAGGGTGGTTGATAATGACTTCAAtgaaatatatacagtatgtatgtaaaATATACAAAATGGGATTTTAACAAGGTGAAATCCAACGAGAAACACTTTTTGAACGTATGATTCAACAATGCAGTTATACCTAACCAAATATGATTCTGACACTAaacttaaaaatatattttgcttCCACATCTAAAGCGTATGTTGATAGTTTGGTTTCCTTTAATTCTGTGTTAAT
This genomic stretch from Gadus chalcogrammus isolate NIFS_2021 chromosome 9, NIFS_Gcha_1.0, whole genome shotgun sequence harbors:
- the LOC130389055 gene encoding uncharacterized protein LOC130389055 yields the protein MPLPLEMSSDFARGPGNSSSTSSSSVWQRYVDITFLVANCVILLGTSMVGIGANVFVTWAVYHQKSLRTWNNALLVNLAVIDFLRCAVDCPVILVIVLTVHLRGQADAVICDLQMASFSFSCCIQLVTLACISAERYQAIAHPFKITERKRRILFFIPLTWTFAIVVAAVCVTFVRDSPVYVKCHGSRLKSVYKDTFGLYILIPLWTACFALIIGFYSSIFAIVTAHSRKIYDKGVNPAPKQEKKEEEKKAEMEKKEEKKVEEMPASQTDGKQMTVESVPRVEKVAHSKSKVSIMEPTGAPQKPTETVSVSPVPSHNEKVAVPTKGPDKPPDEKPLKQPTPTPKDAKGDSGGCKTQTKGRVAGAGSSETERKTPLVANPVIQVKEQRSNRETEGHPGADKGPGEKGQDKIQTQESKSPAMVPVAPKEPTLPGKEPGGPEEPAVLPLLIDLEQGKVNDEVGPTVVGLPAVNDQVVGLPAVNDDVVPTVVGLPAVNDQVVGLPAVNDDVVPTVVGLPAGDTVDNQDMCMVSVVRRPAPATTTAAAAADEAMTGAVCMMPSKATGNKKKESKLAKRSGYIILTFLLFWLPLITTILVNVLVFQRSDSQMEIIQDVEVLFISIACMTSLTDPIIYAAVNPQFRTEFYRMRNKLKAQWKKR